In one window of Sardina pilchardus chromosome 23, fSarPil1.1, whole genome shotgun sequence DNA:
- the chchd10 gene encoding coiled-coil-helix-coiled-coil-helix domain-containing protein 10, mitochondrial, which yields MARGGRSRPSAPVSAPAPSYAPAPVAPPPTALAPAQPKQPGLMAQMATTAAGVAVGSAVGHVVGGALTGAFSGGSSSSSPEAAKPASTYQEPPRMAPQQGPCLYEVRQFLDCATTQTDLSLCEGFNEALKQCKFSQGVNQLV from the exons ATGGCAAGAGGAGGTCGTAGTCGCCCGTCTGCACCTGTCAG TGCTCCTGCCCCATCCTACGCCCCGGCGCCTGTCGCTCCTCCCCCCACAGCCCTGGCTCCAGCTCAGCCCAAGCAGCCGGGCCTGATGGCCCAGATGGCCACCACTGCCGCGGGGGTGGCGGTGGGCTCGGCTGTGGGGCATGTGGTGGGGGGCGCTCTGACGGGGGCATTcagtggtggcagcagcagcagcagccctgaAGCAGCCAAGCCTGCCAGCACTTACCAG GAGCCGCCCCGCATGGCCCCCCAGCAGGGCCCGTGCCTGTACGAGGTGCGGCAGTTCCTGGACTGTGCCACCACGCAGACGGACCTCAGTCTGTGCGAAGGCTTCAACGAGGCCCTCAAACAGTGCAAGTTCTCACAGG GTGTGAATCAACTGGTTTGA
- the p2rx4a gene encoding P2X purinoceptor 4a isoform X2 yields MTLAEDNNCCVSICQCFFDYSTAKILVIRSKKVGAINRLIQALVFAYIIGYVCVLKKGYQDTDSILSSVTTKVKGIALTNTSDLGLRVWDVADYIIPPQEESSFFVLTNLIVTQNQTQTQCAEIPSVASVCSSDKDCKAGFRGPRSNGVQTGKCVNFNHTVKTCEVFAWCPLERDNEPPSPPMLADAENFTVLVKNNIRFPKFTFNKRNILPHINSSYLQHCIFNRTTDPECPIFRLKDIVKEADEDFQTMAIHGGVMGVQIRWDCNLDMPYSWCVPRYTFRRLDNKDPENTVSPGYNFRFAKYYKDSDNKETRTLIKGYGIRFDVMVFGQAGKFNIVPTLLNIGAGLALLGLVTLICDWIVLTFMTKRHHYREQKYTYVDDFGLLPEE; encoded by the exons ATGACTCTTGCTGAAGACAACAATTGTTGCGTATCAATCTGTCAGTGTTTTTTTGATTATTCGACAGCGAAAATATTGGTAATACGAAGTAAGAAAGTCGGAGCAATTAATCGCCTTATCCAGGCTTTAGTATTTGCCTACATAATCGG GTATGTCTGCGTATTGAAGAAGGGTTACCAAGATACAGACTCCATTCTCAGTTCAGTCACCACGAAGGTAAAGGGAATTGCTCTGACAAACACGTCTGACCTTGGCCTCCGGGTTTGGGACGTTGCGGACTACATAATTCCGCCACAG GAGGAGAGCTCATTCTTTGTGCTGACGAACCTGATTGTGACCCAGAACCAAACCCAGACCCAGTGTGCAGAG aTCCCAAGCGTTGCGTCTGTCTGCTCCTCGGACAAAGACTGCAAAGCTGGATTTAGAGGTCCGCGAAGCAATG GTGTGCAGACAGGTAAATGTGTGAACTTCAATCACACAGTTAAAACATGTGAGGTTTTCGCCTGGTGCCCCTTGGAAAGAGACAATGAACCACCCAG TCCTCCAATGTTGGCAGATGCAGAGAACTTCACAGTGCTGGTGAAGAATAACATCCGATTTCCAAAGTTCACATTTAACAA AAGGAACATCCTTCCACATATAAATAGCTCCTACCTGCAGCACTGCATCTTTAACCGCACTACCGACCCAGAATGCCCGATCTTCAGGCTCAAAGACATCGTGAAGGAGGCAGACGAGGACTTCCAGACCATGGCcattcat GGCGGGGTGATGGGGGTGCAGATCAGATGGGACTGCAATCTGGACATGCCCTACAGCTGGTGTGTGCCACGCTACACCTTCCGCCGGCTCGACAACAAGGACCCAGAAAACACCGTTTCCCCGGGATACAATTTCAG GTTTGCCAAGTATTATAAAGATAGTGACAATAAGGAAACCAGAACCTTAATCAAGGGATATGGAATTCGCTTTGACGTTATGGTATTTGGACAG GCTGGCAAATTTAACATCGTTCCAACACTGCTCAACATAGGGGCTGGGTTGGCCCTCCTCGGCTTG GTCACGCTTATTTGTGACTGGATCGTCTTGACCTTTATGACCAAGAGGCATCATTACCGAGAGCAGAAGTACACGTATGTGGACGACTTTGGGCTG CTTCCTGAAGAATAA
- the ddt gene encoding D-dopachrome decarboxylase has product MPFIDLESNLPASKFTEEFLKKLCSATATALGKPEERMNLVVKAGLPMLIAGSCSPCVMLSVSAIGVTDTAEKNKEHSAKIFQFLTGELGLSEDRIVIRFYALEPMQVGKKGTVMSFL; this is encoded by the exons ATGCCTTTCATTGATTTGGAATCGAACTTGCCAGCGAGTAAATTCACAGAGGAGTTTTTGAAGAAATTATGCAGTGCCACCGCCACTGCGCTGGGGAAACCGGAAGAA AGAATGAACCTGGTGGTTAAAGCGGGACTACCCATGCTCATAGCCGGATCCTGTTCGCCGTGCGTGATGCTGTCTGTGTCCGCTATCGGCGTTACTGACACGGCAGAAAAGAACAAGGAGCACAGTGCGAAGATATTTCAGTTCCTTACCGGGGAACTGGGTTTGAGCGAAGACCG GATTGTCATCCGGTTTTATGCGCTGGAACCAATGCAGGTGGGCAAGAAAGGGACCGTGATGAGTTTTCTGTGA
- the gstt1b gene encoding glutathione S-transferase theta-1b: protein MAVELYLDLFSQPARSVYIFAKINNIKFDFKKITLFAGDQYGEEFGRVNVMRKVPALRDGDFCLGESIAIMTYLSEKFRTPDHWYPADIQKRARVNEYLSWQHTAVRMHGSRVFWLRLMIPKMLGEEVPKDRMAAALEDLDVSLQLIEEKFLQDRPFIAGDDISLADLVAIVEIMQPLGSGLDVFETRPVLSGWRDRVRAAIGPELFDEAHQVILGAQEMANSMDTSALLPFKPKILRLFL from the exons ATGGCTGTGGAGCTcta cctggatCTTTTCTCGCAGCCAGCTCGATCAGTGTACATTTTCGCGAAGATAAACAATATAAAGTTTGACTTTAAAAAGATTACGCTCTTTGCAG GAGATCAGTATGGAGAGGAATTTGGGAGAGTCAACGTGATGAGGAAAGTCCCTGCCCTGCGCGATGGAGACTTTTGCTTGGGTGAAAG CATTGCAATCATGACGTACTTGTCAGAAAAGTTCCGAACTCCAGACCACTGGTATCCCGCCGACATACAGAAACGTGCGCGTGTGAATGAGTATCTCTCTTGGCAACATACAGCTGTCCGGATGCACGGGTCCCGGGTGTTTTGGCTCCGA CTCATGATTCCCAAAATGTTAGGGGAGGAGGTACCTAAAGATAGGATGGCTGCAGCTTTGGAAGATCTTGATGTGTCTCTTCAACTCATTGAGGAGAAATTCCTGCAAGACAGACCTTTCATAGCTGGAGATGACATCTCCCTGGCTGATCTGGTTGCCATCGTGGAGATCATGCAG CCGCTGGGCTCCGGTCTGGACGTGTTTGAGACGAGGCCCGTGCTGAGTGGCTGGCGGGACCGTGTGCGAGCGGCGATCGGTCCAGAGCTGTTCGATGAGGCGCATCAGGTCATCCTCGGGGCGCAGGAGATGGCCAACAGCATGGACACCAGCGCACTGCTGCCCTTTAAGCCCAAGATCCTCCGACTCTTCTTGTGA
- the p2rx4a gene encoding P2X purinoceptor 4a isoform X1 gives MTLAEDNNCCVSICQCFFDYSTAKILVIRSKKVGAINRLIQALVFAYIIGYVCVLKKGYQDTDSILSSVTTKVKGIALTNTSDLGLRVWDVADYIIPPQVPRYKEDEEESSFFVLTNLIVTQNQTQTQCAEIPSVASVCSSDKDCKAGFRGPRSNGVQTGKCVNFNHTVKTCEVFAWCPLERDNEPPSPPMLADAENFTVLVKNNIRFPKFTFNKRNILPHINSSYLQHCIFNRTTDPECPIFRLKDIVKEADEDFQTMAIHGGVMGVQIRWDCNLDMPYSWCVPRYTFRRLDNKDPENTVSPGYNFRFAKYYKDSDNKETRTLIKGYGIRFDVMVFGQAGKFNIVPTLLNIGAGLALLGLVTLICDWIVLTFMTKRHHYREQKYTYVDDFGLLPEE, from the exons ATGACTCTTGCTGAAGACAACAATTGTTGCGTATCAATCTGTCAGTGTTTTTTTGATTATTCGACAGCGAAAATATTGGTAATACGAAGTAAGAAAGTCGGAGCAATTAATCGCCTTATCCAGGCTTTAGTATTTGCCTACATAATCGG GTATGTCTGCGTATTGAAGAAGGGTTACCAAGATACAGACTCCATTCTCAGTTCAGTCACCACGAAGGTAAAGGGAATTGCTCTGACAAACACGTCTGACCTTGGCCTCCGGGTTTGGGACGTTGCGGACTACATAATTCCGCCACAGGTACCAAGATATAAGGAAGATGAG GAGGAGAGCTCATTCTTTGTGCTGACGAACCTGATTGTGACCCAGAACCAAACCCAGACCCAGTGTGCAGAG aTCCCAAGCGTTGCGTCTGTCTGCTCCTCGGACAAAGACTGCAAAGCTGGATTTAGAGGTCCGCGAAGCAATG GTGTGCAGACAGGTAAATGTGTGAACTTCAATCACACAGTTAAAACATGTGAGGTTTTCGCCTGGTGCCCCTTGGAAAGAGACAATGAACCACCCAG TCCTCCAATGTTGGCAGATGCAGAGAACTTCACAGTGCTGGTGAAGAATAACATCCGATTTCCAAAGTTCACATTTAACAA AAGGAACATCCTTCCACATATAAATAGCTCCTACCTGCAGCACTGCATCTTTAACCGCACTACCGACCCAGAATGCCCGATCTTCAGGCTCAAAGACATCGTGAAGGAGGCAGACGAGGACTTCCAGACCATGGCcattcat GGCGGGGTGATGGGGGTGCAGATCAGATGGGACTGCAATCTGGACATGCCCTACAGCTGGTGTGTGCCACGCTACACCTTCCGCCGGCTCGACAACAAGGACCCAGAAAACACCGTTTCCCCGGGATACAATTTCAG GTTTGCCAAGTATTATAAAGATAGTGACAATAAGGAAACCAGAACCTTAATCAAGGGATATGGAATTCGCTTTGACGTTATGGTATTTGGACAG GCTGGCAAATTTAACATCGTTCCAACACTGCTCAACATAGGGGCTGGGTTGGCCCTCCTCGGCTTG GTCACGCTTATTTGTGACTGGATCGTCTTGACCTTTATGACCAAGAGGCATCATTACCGAGAGCAGAAGTACACGTATGTGGACGACTTTGGGCTG CTTCCTGAAGAATAA